GATTGAGGCGACTCTTCTTCATTGGCCTTGCCGAAAAGCCTTGACAGTTGGTCGGACATTGAAAAAACCCCTTCAATGCGAGTCACTTCATCAATGCCGGCGTAATTCAAGCAGGCAAAACCGTCGGTAGTGGCGCGCGTGTCTTGGTCGGCTCCCGGTCTGCCGCGTTGGTTGGGCTGCTTTCCGTGATTGCGTTGTTATTGTCGCGCCACACATCGCACATCATCGCGAGCCTCGTGTTTTCGTCGGAGCAGACGATAACACGGATCCTCGAGTTGCGGGTATAGGCGTTTTTCGCGCGAATTGACGGTGCTTCCGGGCGAACAAATGCCGAGCTGGAACTCGGCGTTCCCGGGCTTTCGGGAAGTGCGAGGCTCTTTCGACAGCCGACTTGTCAGGCGAATGGGGCGACCGCTTGCTTACCCGCCTTCGCTGAAGCTTCGGCACGGCGGGCGCGCGCGGCTCCGTTCGACGCGCTCCGCTCACTCCGCAGCTGGGCGTGAACAAAATTGCGGTGGTAAAAACAGGCGGGACCCCGTTCCGAGAGCGGCTGTGCCAGGGCGGGGCGAGATTCTTCGCTTCGCTCAGAATGACAAGACGGTCAGAATGACAGGACGGTCGGGCGAGATTCTTCGCTTCGCTCAGAATGACAGGACGCTCAGAATGACAAGACGCGAAGAATGACAAGACGGTCCCAAGGGAGGCGGAGCGAGATTCTTCGCTTCGCTCAGAATGACAGGACGCGAGGAATGACGAGGAGCAAAGGTGCGTGCCCAACAAGGCGGCGTCAGTCCGGGTAGCCGTCCGGGTGTGCCTTCGCCCACTGCCAGGCGGAGGTGACGATCTCGTCGATTTCCGGGTGCGCGGGTTCGAATCCCCAGGCGTCGCGGATCTTGCCGAGTGAGGCGACGAGTTCCGGCGGGTCGCCCGCGCGGCGGGGCGCGTCGATCGACGGAATGGCGTGGCCGGTGACGCGGCGCGCGGCGTCGATCACCTCGCGCACGGTGTAGCCCTTGCCCGCGCCCAGGTTGTAGTGCTCAAAGCCCTCCCCCGCCTTTTCGAGCGCGAGGCGGTGCGCCTCGGCCAGGTCGCGCACGTGGATGTAGTCGCGGATCGCGGCGCCGTCGCGCGTGTCGTAATCCGTGCCGTAGACGCTGATCGCCTCGCGCTTGCCGAGCGCGACCTGCAGCACGAGCGGGATGAGGTGCGTTTCGGGCCGGTGATCCTCGCCGGTCTCGCCGAACGCGCCGGCCGCGTTGAAGTAGCGCAGCACCACCGCGGAGAACCCGTGGATACGCACGTACCAGTGCAGCATGCGCTCGAACATCAGCTTGCTTTCGCCGTAGGGGCTTTCGGGATTTTTTCGGTCGTTCTCGGCGATGGGCACGCGCTCGGGCACGCCGAAGGTGGCGCACGTGGACGAAAAGACGATGCGTTTGCAGCCGGCCGCGCGCATCGCCTCCAGGATGACGAGGCCGGTGGCGACGTTGTTGCCGAAATACAGCTCCGGCTTTTGCATCGACTCGGGCACGAGGCTGTGCGCCGCGAAGTGCATGACCGCCTCGACCTTGTGCGTCAGGATCGTGCGCGCCAGGATGACGGCGTCTGCCAAATCGGCCTCGACAAACGCCGCGCCGTGCGGAACGGCGGCGCGATGCCCGCGCGAGAGGTTGTCGTAGACGACGACCTTGTGGCCCGCGCCGAGCAGGACCTTCGCGGTGACGGACCCGATGTATCCCGCGCCGCCGGCGACAAGGACGCTCATGGGAGGGCTCCGCGGACGGAGACGGAAAGTCTGGAAGGCCCGAAGGCTGGAAGGTCGCGCGAATTGGGAATGGGGAATGTGGTATTGGGAATTTCCGTCGCAAGTTGCGTTGCGGGAGGTTCGGCGGACCCGGACCCTAAGCAGGCGGGACGCCTGCGCTCCCAGCGTTCGGCGGACCCAGAGGTGACAGGAACGCTCACGCGGTGGGCCCCTTTTTCGCGGAGCCGTTCAGCGCCTCGGCGAAGTAATCGAGCGTGCGTTTGAGGCCATCTTCCAGCGTGACGCGGGGCTCCCAGCCGAGCAGCTTGCGCGCGAGCGCGATATCCGGCTGGCGCACCTTGGGGTCGTCCTCGGGCAGCGGCTTGAAGACGATTTCGCTCGTACTTCCCGTGATGGCGAGGATGCGTTTGGCGAACTCCAGCACGGTCATCTCGCGCGGATTGCCGACGTTCACCGGCTCGGCGTAATCGCTCATCAGCAGGCGGTGGATGCCGTCGACCAGGTCGGAGACGTAGCAGAACGAGCGCGTCTGCGAGCCGTCGCCGAACACGGTGAGCGGCTCGCCGCGCAGGGCCTGCGTTCCGAAGGCGGGCACGACGCGGCCGTCGCGCAGGCGCATGCGCGGGCCGAAGGTGTTGAAGATGCGCACGATGCGCGTCTCGACGCCGTGGAAGCGGTGATACGCCATCGTGATCGCCTCGGCGAAGCGCTTGGCCTCGTCGTACACGCCGCGCGGCCCGATGGGATTGACGTTGCCCCAATACGACTCGTTTTGCGGATGCTCGAGCGGATCGCCGTAGACCTCGCTCGTGCTGG
The genomic region above belongs to bacterium and contains:
- the galE gene encoding UDP-glucose 4-epimerase GalE; the encoded protein is MSVLVAGGAGYIGSVTAKVLLGAGHKVVVYDNLSRGHRAAVPHGAAFVEADLADAVILARTILTHKVEAVMHFAAHSLVPESMQKPELYFGNNVATGLVILEAMRAAGCKRIVFSSTCATFGVPERVPIAENDRKNPESPYGESKLMFERMLHWYVRIHGFSAVVLRYFNAAGAFGETGEDHRPETHLIPLVLQVALGKREAISVYGTDYDTRDGAAIRDYIHVRDLAEAHRLALEKAGEGFEHYNLGAGKGYTVREVIDAARRVTGHAIPSIDAPRRAGDPPELVASLGKIRDAWGFEPAHPEIDEIVTSAWQWAKAHPDGYPD
- a CDS encoding SDR family oxidoreductase translates to MPRVLITGCAGFIGSHLCDHYTGLGFDVIGMDNLLTGNMQNIAHLSGQENFSFIKHDVTNYIFVDGPLDYILHFASPASPIDYLELPIQTLKVGALGTHKALGLAKAKKARFLLASTSEVYGDPLEHPQNESYWGNVNPIGPRGVYDEAKRFAEAITMAYHRFHGVETRIVRIFNTFGPRMRLRDGRVVPAFGTQALRGEPLTVFGDGSQTRSFCYVSDLVDGIHRLLMSDYAEPVNVGNPREMTVLEFAKRILAITGSTSEIVFKPLPEDDPKVRQPDIALARKLLGWEPRVTLEDGLKRTLDYFAEALNGSAKKGPTA